AGCCAACCTAAACTGTTACTTCAGGGAATCGATAAAATTGATACCCTCAAATTAAGTGACAGCGATGGCGAATCTACACTGCTAAAAAAAGAAGGTGACGCCTGGGTAATGCCAGATTACGGCAATTTAAACGTTACCGAGGGCAAAGTTGATGAACTCCTTGAAAAATTGCGCGGCGCTAAAGTTATGTGGCCGGTAGCAACAACGGATGCCGCTGCCAAGCGCTTTGAGGTTTCTGCCGAGAACGCGCAAAAAATCCTGAGTTTTGAATCGGATGGCAAGGTCGTGACGCAACTTTACCTCGGCACCAGCCCCAGTTACCGCCGCTTACACGCTCGTGTGGATGATAGCAAAGACATTTTCGTGATTGAGCTCGCACACCATGAGCTACCCGCTACCTCAGCTGAATGGCTCGACAAAACCCTTCTCCAGGTCGAGGGAGACATACTTGGGGTTAAAACCGACAGTTTTGAAGTATCGCGCGCCGCAGCTGACGACGATTCACCGTGGACCCTTCAACCCGCTCCCAAAGGCGAGGTTGATGGAGAAGCGGTGGCGAAATGGACCAAGCGCTTTAACAACCTCATCGTGAGTAAACTTGTTCCAGACGACGCCGTTGAAGCCATCATTGTGCAAAATCCAGTGTCCAACGTGCATGTAACAAGCAGTAATGGCGAAGCCGATTACGCGTTTTATCGTCATGATGAAAAAATCTACGTTAAAAAATTCGGTGAAACTCATGTGTTCGAGATCGCTGGCTACCAGGCTAACCCCTTGTTAGACGCCAACTCAGAGGGGTTTTTGAAAGCCGAAGACGAGGCCAAAGCTGAAACAACGGCGCAATAAGCTGTAATTAGCGCGTAAGCCCCGACCTGTCGGGGCTTTTTATAACTCGAAAAGCATAGTTTGAGCACCTATCGATCAAATTGCTGTCATAGTTCACACTGCTCTGCTATTATCCGCGCCCTTTTGACGCTCCGACCTGCAGTATCACTTCCGCTCAGCTAGACTTTTCCCAGGGAATCTCTGAGTCGTTAAGTAACATCGCTAATACAGAAGCGCACTCCTGCTCGATCGAAAAAACAACGCTGGCAGGCGCGAATTCGCACAAATCAGTTATTCCAGTTAATCACGTTTTCAAGGTAATCCATGTCAGAACACATTGAGGGGGAAAACCCCAGCTTTGCCGAACTAAACCTTCCTGCAAATCTGCTAAAAACTTTGCAGCATCTCGGCTACGAGCGCCCGTCACCCATACAGGCGGCAACCATCCCTGCCCTACTAGACGGTAAAGATGTGATCGGAATGGCACAAACTGGCACGGGAAAAACAGCCGCCTTTGCACTCCCCATTTTGGCAAACCTCAAACCGCGTCGCAGCAAACCCCAGGCGTTAGTTCTTTGTCCCACACGAGAATTGGCCTTGCAGGTTGCCGAGGCATTTCAAGCCTATGCCGCGAAAATATCCAATTTCCATGTATTGCCCATATACGGTGGTCAGGATATGCGCACCCAGTTGCGCGGCCTGCAGCGCGGCGTTCAGGTGATTGTGGGCACACCGGGCCGACTTCTCGATCACCTCGATCGCCGCAGCCTCGATCTCAGCGAATTGCAAACCCTAGTGCTGGATGAAGCCGATGAGATGCTACGTATGGGCTTCAACGAAGATGTGGAGGCGATTCTCGATAAAACGCCGGGTAAACATCAAATCGCCTTATTCTCTGCCACTATGCCGCCGCCAATTCGACGCGTGGCCGACACCTACCTGCATGACCCCATCGAGATCAAAATCGAAACGGCGGTTACTACCAACGAAAATATCGAACAGTTCTACTGGCTGGTTGCGGGCACCAACAAACTGGACGCACTCACGCGCATTCTCGAAGTGGAAGATTTTGACGGGATGATTGTTTTTGTGCGAACCAAAACGGCGACCGTTGATCTGGCAGAGAAGCTGAACGCCCGGGGTTTTTCTGCGGCTCCCCTAAATGGCGATATGAACCAAACCTTGCGACAACGCACCGTTGATCAACTAAAAGGTGGTCAGCTCGATATGATAATCGCCACCGATGTCGCCGCACGGGGCCTGGATGTGGAACGTGTCAGTCACGTGCTTAACTACGATATTCCCTACGATGATGAAGCCTACGTTCACCGTATTGGTCGAACCGGCCGTGCAGGTCGCAAAGGCAAAGCCATTCTCTTTGTGGCCCCTCGTGAACGTCGCATGCTGCGCAGTATCGAAAAAACCACGCGACAAAAAATCACAGAAATGAAGTTGCCGTCGCGCGTCGACTTAATTCATCGCCGTACTCAGGAATTCAAAAATTCCGTCGCACAATCGCTCACGATGGAAAATAAATCGTTCTTCCAGCGCATAGTGGCGGAGATGTGTCATGAACAGGAAACCAGTGCTGAAGATGTAGCTGCGGCACTCGCCTTTTTGTTGCAAAAAGACCGCCCCCTTCTGCCACCAAAAGACAAAACCAGCCAGGAACCAACACCCAACGCAGAACAACCCGACAACACTCCGAAAAAGAAAGCAAATAACACGCAAAGCATTCCTAACCTAGGCAATGCAGAATCGTTACGCGATTATCCTGAAATAGTGATGGAACGCTTTCGCCTGGACGTGGGCCACAATCACAATGTCACTCCCCGAGAAATCGTCGGCGCTATCGCCAACGAAGCCGATATCGATAGTTGTTATATCGGCCAGATTAAAATATACGAGTCTTACAGCACGGTAGATTTACCCGCAGGCATGCCTAACGATTTATATCAATCGCTGAAAAAAACACGCGTCAAACACCGCGCCATTAACCTGGAGCGAGTCGCTAACCCAGACAAGCCCAACAACGAGCCACCCAAAGCGCGTAAACCACGTAAAAGAAAGGCCGCACCCAAACAAAACAATCGGGATACACCTCGAAATCGCCGCAACTAAGCAACAGCTATTCAAACGACCAGCTGTAATTAAAAGCGAGCTTAGAGGCGCCCGCTGCGCTTTAATTTGAAATACTCATTGACGAGATCAAGGTGTAAGTTGTGCGGAAGTGAATCGGTAATTATCACCCCCATTCCCTGTAACTTGCTCAACATGCGACGGCGTCTTAAAACATAATCGCTGATGCCACAATAATTCAGTGCTTCGTTAAAATTGGATACAGGATGCGCCATAAACTTGTCGAGAAAAACATCGCGTAAACTGGCCACCATAACTATATGCCTGCGCGATAACAGTTGACACGCCGTTGCCAGATCTTCCAAATCTTCTTCACGTACGTTGGTTATCAAAATGACCAGCGAACGCTTTTGGTTTTTTTGCAAAAATTCTTCAGCCGCTTTTAAATAATCGCTGGTATCAGTGGTACTGTGTAAGTCGTACAACTGGTTGAGAATCAGGTTTATTCGCGCCGGGCCTTTCAGTGGCGTGAGCCAGCGTTCCGAGCCCGCAAAGCTCAATAAGCCAACAGCATCACCCTGCCGCAAAGCAACATAACCGGTTAATAGCAAAGCATTTAGGGCATGATCAAAATGACTGAGCTGATCATCTTTGTTTCGTAAACGGCGACCACAATCCAACAAAAAAACGATATCCTGATCGCGTTCATCCTGGTATTCGCGGGAAATGGGTTTACGGTAGCGCGCAGTGGCTTTCCAATCGATTTGACGGAGGGAATCACCTTCACGAAATTCCCGCAATTGATGAAAGTCGCTACCCTCCCCTCTGCGTTGCTGCAAATGAATACCGAGTTGTGCGATCTGGTGTTCGAGTCCTATTGCTGCAGAATTTGCAATCGGCGCAAAGTTTGGGTAGACCTTTACAATTTCCTGTTTACCTCGTTTTTCAATACGTTCCCACAATTTCCAGCGCGACAAAATCCGCAGGCAGGTTTCGTTAAACGCTGCCTCTCCACGTTTAATAGGCAATACAGGGTAGTGCAATGTCTTATGACTGTTGGCAGCGATCGTTAATGATAACGGAAGGTCAGCAGCGATAATCGAATTGGGCAGCAATTCAGTAATATCGACGCAAATAGCAAAAGGGTAGGTATTTTCCAGTTGTATCGATACCTGGGAATGCACGCCTAGAGCTAGGCTGTGCGGTAAATTTCTAGAAATTATCAATCCCGGATAACTGCGATGCCGAAAGGCGTCGAAAAAACCAACCAGCATTAAATAGCCACAAAAAAACCACCAGAGCTTTTCGAGCGTATCGACAATTGACGCCCCTGCTCCCAACAAATCTGTTTGGTTGGCGCTGTCATAAAAATACACTCGCGCGGCAAACACCAACAAGCCTGCAGCAAGCCATGCCAGTAATGCTCTGAGTAAAAAACGACTCGGCCTCATAGACGGGGAGCGTCCACAGCATTCATTATTTTTTGTAGAACCTGGTCTACAGAAAAACCGTCGATCTCCATTTCTGCTGAAAGTGACACACGATGGCGTAACACTGGGTAAGCCATGGTTTTAACGTCGTCTGGCAGTACAAAATTAGCACCGCGTAATATGGCATTGGCCCGAGCACAGCGTACCAGTGCAATACAAGCACGCGAGCCCGCGCCGCGCATAAGCGATGTAGTCTCTCGGGTGGCACGCACCAATCGCACCGCATAGTCTAGCACCTGATCGTCCACCACAATATTAGAGACCAGTTTTTGCAGTTCGAAGATTTCTTGGGGCGTGATGATAGATTCCTGTTTGGAAACAGCGTCGCTGTCACTGATATTACCCGTGGTGATTTGCCGCGTAAGAATTACCTCATCGGCATGGTCAGGGTAATCGATGAGTATTTTTATTAAGAAACGATCCAACTGCGCTTCGGGTAAGGGATAAGTACCTTCCTGCTCGATCGGGTTTTGCGTGGCCATCACCATAAAGGGCTTGGGCAATGGCTTGGCGCTGCCTTCCAGGGTAATCTGGCGCTCCTGCATTACTTCTAACAAAGCCGCCTGGGTTTTTGCGGGCGCACGATTAATTTCATCGGCCAGTAACAAGTTGGTGAATACCGGCCCTTTTCGAACTCTGAATTTACTCTCGTTCATATCGAAAAGCACATGCCCGGTGATGTCTGCGGGCATTAAATCTGGTGTAAATTGAATGCGCTTGAACTCGCCCTCGAAACACTCTGCCATCAATCGCACTAGCAAGGTTTTACCCAAGCCTGGAACGCCTTCGACCAACACGTGCCCATTTGAAAGAAGCGCAATGAGTACCTGATCGACAACCGCTGCCTGGCCGATGAGTTGGCTATTGATTCGATCGCGAAGTTGCTGAATTTTCGCACTTGCACTGGAAGCATCAGCAGAGGAATTATTGTCATCGGTCATAGTGAATCCTTAATTCGTTGCAACGTTTTTATTATTTGCGTAAAACTTTCCTCATTAAGCCCGGCAGACGCCTGCATGGCAGCTTTGATCGTGTCGGTTTCCATGTGTGTAACTGCCGCCAGCAGTTCCCAACGCACATCATCGGAAGCGCTGGAATAGGCCGGCAATACTTTTTCAGCACGATGATTAATATCGAACTGAACTGGCTTTAAAAGCTTCGATTGCCACCCTCCCCGCCAGTAATAACCAGAAGCGGCGGCAATATGTTCGAGAATAGAGCGACGGATGTGATAGTCGACCCGTCGCACACTACCGAAGCGTTGCATTCGGTACCACAACCAGGCAAACACAAAACAAGCAAAGGCCACCAAAACCTCTGGCATAAAGGTTTTCAACATGTACCACAACGAAGGCATATCAGAACCGTAAAGCAGTACCAGTGTATCACCGCCTTCTATTAGAATTTGCCAGAGAAGCGCATGATCAAAATAACTGATATGGCTTGAATCAAATACGTCTGGATCAGATAGCACACTAACTAAACCATAACCCAGCTCGAGCTGCACGAGATGCGTAGCCCAATCATCTCCGGCCCAATACAATAAGCGGTAGTTGCTATTTTGGTTGGTGTCTGCGTTTTCGCCAAAGGATGGATGACTTAAACCTGCGCTCACATCAAATTGTGCACGCAACTCGTAGTTGATGTTTTTAAAACGTAGCTTGGTAATCTCATCCGCCTCGATACTCTGCTCAAAAAGTTGCGCTTTTTTAAGAGAGCTTTCAGGTGTTTCAGCATCATCCAGTTCACCCGAAGTCAGTTCCTCATTATATTTTTTAAGCTGATCGCTTAATTTTTCTTTTTTCTTTTTCTCCCTTATTTTATCTTGCTCGTCACTGGGCATAGCGGTTCCATCTGACTCATTCGTTTCGATTTCAGCCTGCTCCAAATCGTCTTCGTCATAAAAATCATAATCTGAATGGACAGCGCTTAAATCAAAATATTCGAGTATACGATCGTTATGCCAATTCGAAGGAGGCTGAGCAGCTACAATCAAATGGCCGCCGTCAGACACCCATTCCATTAGCTCTGCGAGTCGTTTTTCGGAAATCACCTGGCCACTTTCAGCGATGAACAAGGTGTCTATATCGTCTAGCCCGGGTACTTTTAAATAACTGTCATAACTGTTCGCAGCTACATCGATGGATTTTGCATAAAGCTCAGCCGCATAAAAACGATTGCGTCTGGCTTGTTTACTCCAACCGGTGTCTTTGTCTTCTTCATAATATTCGAGCGAGGTATAAGCCACATAGGCGAGTAAAATTGTGAGGAAAGTACCTACAACAATCAACACACGGTTATTCATGAGTGAACACCTCTCGCCAGCCATCGCAAAGGTGCACTACATCAGAAGTTTCCGGCAGAATATGGCCATAAGCAAGATTTTGCCAAAAACCGGTGAGAGTCATGGTATAACGGCTGAGCGCTAAATCACCACGGACTTTTACGGTAGCAACACATTCCCCTTCTGTGTCACTGTCGGCAAAGGTAAAGCCATGCTGATGAATGAGTTCTGTTAACAACGCGCGATACAGAAGACTTATCGACTCCCGGTATTTTCCCTGCTGCCACAAATTAAGCGCTTCGCTGGGTACATCCTCGGGCAGACTTTCACGGGTGACATCCAAACCGAACATCACCTTGGGTGGTTCGTGTTGCAAAGACTCTTGTTGTGTTTGTTTGATAAAATTTTGAATTGGCTTACGAAACTTATAAATAATCAGTACGACAATCACCAATGCCAGAAGAATCAGTAAGTACTCGATGTACTTGAACGGAAAGGCAAGTATTTTTCCCAGAGCCCCGAAAAATTCAGCGTGGTTTTCAAAGAACTCTATAAGTGACACGAGCCAACCGGGCACCTCACTTTCTTCCGATTGCGTGTTCTTGAGACGCCAACCACTGACGCTTTCGATTTGATGGAATTGTTCTCCATCCAAAATCGTTGTAATTTTGGTTTTAGCCTGTTCGCCAATTGCTGGCTCGTGGATAAATTCCGCAACGGGTTGCGACGGCGGATTCGCATCATCAAATACCGATTGAATTTCCGGTTCAAATAAATCGCTTTGCGCCCACACCGCTTGCGGGGTAATAATAGCAAAACTCAATACGCCCAGTAATAACGCACTGGCCGACGCACCTAACAAAGTGTTTTTACTTTTTTGCTTTTCTACTAAATGTCGAAAGCGAATTTCTATGTCCCAGGCTTCCAGGTCGATGCGACGACTGATATACATTGCGAACCCAGAAAGCGCATAGAATGGCCCGACTATGCTCATGATAATAAACGTACACACGTGGGCCGCATAGATGAACAGGGTATCTTCACCTATAAAAAGCCCCCAATAATCAATTTGTATTTGCTCAGGAATAAGCAACGCAATAAAAACAAACGTGGCAAAAAATAATATGGCCTCCACATGTACACACACGACGGTTAACCAGCTCGCTGCACCGGCATAACTGCGGTGTAATACCTGCTGGCGAGAAGCGCGCTGTTTCCCCTTAACTTTCTCAAGAAGGGTTAGCGGCATATCGAAAGAGCGTGTCACACTGAAGCGCCTTATTGTTAGCCACTGGAATGCCTCCGTGCGATATAACCGAGGCAGCTCCCGAAATAGCTCCGAGAGCGCAAGGTCATCGCCAAATAAACGTCGGCTGGCAATATACAGTGGCCCGCGATCAAACAGAGGCTTGAGCCACCAAACTATCAACCATGGGAGCCATTCAGAGTTGCCCCATAGTAATAACAGCGGTAAAAACACACACAACGCCGGTAGAAACCAACTGAGAAATAAGGGCTTCCACCAAGCACGCGCTAAAACAAACCCGAGATCAAGTGCCTCCCATGCAGACCGGGTACGCGCTTCAATACTGATCTTACTAAGATCCATAACTCGCCCTGTTTGTTTTGCGCCCAGCAAACAAGAAGTAAGCTATTACCAAAACCCAGAAGACAGCGCCCACACTATATTTAATCAGAATGGGCATACTGGCGGAGGACGACCAAAAAGCCTCTAGAAAAGCAGCGATTATCAGCATTATGGTGGAACCGTATATAATCGACACCGCATCGCGTCCTGCTTTTCGCAGGGCGTCAAGACGTCTAAAATTACCGGGGTTTACCAGCGCGTAACCAAGCTGAAGCCCCGCTGCGCCGCTAAATACAATCGCCGTTAACTCGAAGGCACCATGGCCTACTACAAATGGATAAAACGTAGTGGTATACCCCAATTGAGTAAGGTGCCCTGCCACCCCACCTATGGCAAAGCCATTGAACACCAGAAAGAAAATGGTACCCAAGCCAAAAATAACCCCACCGGCAAAGGTACGAAAGCTGACACCGATATTGTTTTTGATGTAAAAACCAAACATCGC
The DNA window shown above is from Alteromonadaceae bacterium 2753L.S.0a.02 and carries:
- a CDS encoding ATP-dependent RNA helicase DeaD: MSEHIEGENPSFAELNLPANLLKTLQHLGYERPSPIQAATIPALLDGKDVIGMAQTGTGKTAAFALPILANLKPRRSKPQALVLCPTRELALQVAEAFQAYAAKISNFHVLPIYGGQDMRTQLRGLQRGVQVIVGTPGRLLDHLDRRSLDLSELQTLVLDEADEMLRMGFNEDVEAILDKTPGKHQIALFSATMPPPIRRVADTYLHDPIEIKIETAVTTNENIEQFYWLVAGTNKLDALTRILEVEDFDGMIVFVRTKTATVDLAEKLNARGFSAAPLNGDMNQTLRQRTVDQLKGGQLDMIIATDVAARGLDVERVSHVLNYDIPYDDEAYVHRIGRTGRAGRKGKAILFVAPRERRMLRSIEKTTRQKITEMKLPSRVDLIHRRTQEFKNSVAQSLTMENKSFFQRIVAEMCHEQETSAEDVAAALAFLLQKDRPLLPPKDKTSQEPTPNAEQPDNTPKKKANNTQSIPNLGNAESLRDYPEIVMERFRLDVGHNHNVTPREIVGAIANEADIDSCYIGQIKIYESYSTVDLPAGMPNDLYQSLKKTRVKHRAINLERVANPDKPNNEPPKARKPRKRKAAPKQNNRDTPRNRRN
- a CDS encoding MoxR-like ATPase, whose translation is MTDDNNSSADASSASAKIQQLRDRINSQLIGQAAVVDQVLIALLSNGHVLVEGVPGLGKTLLVRLMAECFEGEFKRIQFTPDLMPADITGHVLFDMNESKFRVRKGPVFTNLLLADEINRAPAKTQAALLEVMQERQITLEGSAKPLPKPFMVMATQNPIEQEGTYPLPEAQLDRFLIKILIDYPDHADEVILTRQITTGNISDSDAVSKQESIITPQEIFELQKLVSNIVVDDQVLDYAVRLVRATRETTSLMRGAGSRACIALVRCARANAILRGANFVLPDDVKTMAYPVLRHRVSLSAEMEIDGFSVDQVLQKIMNAVDAPRL
- a CDS encoding putative membrane protein SpoIIM required for sporulation, giving the protein MRQQSFETKHQKQWLEFEASLDEKANTSSHFPHRFRELCHHLALAKNRRYSPQLVDRLNETVIKAHHRFYQHNRRFQLQWLDFLISGFPCAIRRNRRFVYVALALFLIPLLGMAITCYHNEEFIYSMSAPDQVREYESMYDPENLKLGRTRDSEDDLAMFGFYIKNNIGVSFRTFAGGVIFGLGTIFFLVFNGFAIGGVAGHLTQLGYTTTFYPFVVGHGAFELTAIVFSGAAGLQLGYALVNPGNFRRLDALRKAGRDAVSIIYGSTIMLIIAAFLEAFWSSSASMPILIKYSVGAVFWVLVIAYFLFAGRKTNRASYGS